A genomic stretch from Anthonomus grandis grandis unplaced genomic scaffold, icAntGran1.3 ctg00000340.1, whole genome shotgun sequence includes:
- the LOC126749592 gene encoding uncharacterized protein LOC126749592 codes for MPFDQNKRALTSFELEELVLNLDLDQSDIGDLSSESGDEGDVDLDLVNINLDHQDGLESIEDMEIAENMSDSSDDEPLAHYLPSYEKTWSRVREFEPFQFNFKNENISTQLNQPSMYLRKYISDTFFEQMALFTNMREVIETGRSLETSEYEL; via the exons ATGCCTTTTGACCAAAATAAGA gggCCTTAACCAGCTTCGAGCTAGAAGAATTAGTTCTTAATCTGGACCTAGACCAATCAGATATCGGCGATTTATCGTCGGAGAGTGGGGATGAAGGAGATGTGGACTTGGATTTGGTTAATATTAACCTTGATCATCAGGATGGATTAGAAAGTATAGAGGATATGGAGATCGCAGAAAATATGAGTGATTCTTCGGATGACGAGCCTCTTGCCCATTATTTACCAAGCTATGAAAAAACTTGGTCCCGTGTCCGGGAATTTGAACCATTCCAGTTTAACTTTAAAAACGAGAACATTTCCACTCAATTAAATCAACCAAGTATGTACCTAAGAAAATACATTTCTGATACTTTCTTTGAACAAATGGCACTTTTCACAAATATGCGTGAGGTTATTGAGACAGGTCGTTCCCTTGAAACTTCTGAATATGAATTGTGA